CCGATAGCAGGATTTGAACCTGTGACCCTCTCATTACGAATGAGATGCTCTACCAACTGAGCTATACCGGCACTTTAAGATTATTTTATAACTACAATGCCTTACTGTCAATGATTCCCAAATCCTTTTAACTTTACAACTGTTACAAAATTCATTTTATGAAACTTGTAACAGTAATATTTTGTATGATATGATATTTCCATTAAAGGAGGCGTGAACGATGACAGGACCCTCGCTAAGCAAAGAACTAATCTTGGATACAGCCGAACAAGTCCTTTGCCGGTTCGGTTCAGATAAAGCGACTGTTGTGGATGTAGCAAAATCACTAAAAATCAGCCATGCAGCAGTATATCGTTATTTTCCTAATAAGGCGTCATTACTTAATGCGCTCGTTGAACGCTGGCTGCACAATATTGCTGATTCGATGCAATTAGTCCTTCGTACTCCTGGCAGTGCATCAGAGCGTTTGCGACTATGGTTTGAGACACTTTTAAACCTTAAGCGCGCAAAGTTACTGGAAGAGCCGGAATTATTTGCCTTGTACTTTTCACTTTCCGAGCAAACCCCCCAGGTTGTTGCCGCTTACACGGACAGCTTACTAACCCAAATTACTCAGTTAATTGATACCGGGATAACCTCCCAGGAGTTTCGGCCCTGCAATAGCCAGCGGACTGCTATTGCTGTTTTACATGCCATGCTTCGATTTCGCCATCCTGCCCACGCTCAGTCTTGGACATCCCCCACCCTTCAACAGGATTTTGATGATGTATGGCAGCTAATACTTTCAGGAATTGCAAACACCAGCAATACTCAACAAAGTATCTAGCAATTAATGATAAAGGATGATTTTATGAATAATTACGAAAACTGCTCTGCTGTTGTTAGCGACAACCCACAATTATCAAGACTTTGGCTGGCATTTATTCTGGGGACACTGGCTGCCTTTGGACCGTTATCAATTGATATGTATCTGCCTGCTCTCCCCACTCTATCCAGCGATCTGCAGGCAAGCACCTCACTAGCCCAACTTAGCCTGACTGCTTGTTTATTTGGTATCGCTCTGGGTCAGATATTCGCTGGCCCCATCAGTGATATTCAGGGACGCAAAGGCCCTTTACTGGTCGGACTGTTCCTTTATGTAATTTCATCTGTATTATGCGTGTTTTCGCCAACCATTTGGCTGTTTATTATCATGCGCTTTATTCAAGGCTTAGCAGGATCTGTTGGTATTGTCATTGCGCGGGCAGCCGTTCGTGATCTCTACTCAGGTTCAGAAATGACCCGCTTTTTCTCACTATTAATGCTGGTAAACGGCGTTGCCCCGATTTTAGCTCCAGTACTTGGCGGACAAATTCTACAGGTTACATCCTGGCGCGGTGTTTTTATGGTGCTGGCAGCAATAGGCGCCTTTATGCTTGTGACCGTATTTTGGGGTTTCCGCGAAACCTTGCCTCCTGCTAGACGTTCAAAAGGAGCACTGAAAAATATTCTGCACACATTTTACACCTTGATTAAAAACAGTAAATTTATGGGGTATGCACTAGGACAAGGCTTCATTATGGCTGCTATGTTTGCTTATATTTCAGGGTCTCCCTTTGTCATCCAGAATATCTTTAATGTCTCCCCACAGAAATTCAGTCTATTCTTTGGAATTAATGGGCTGGGAATTATTATTGCCAGCCAAATTACCGGACGCCTGGCAGGACGCATTCCTGAAAGCACACTGCTAGTCAGTGGCCTGGCGATGGCGTTCATTAGCAGTTTGGTATTACTCATTTCGATCTTATTCAGTGGCGGACTTTATACCTTTCTAGTTCCCTTATTCTTTGTTATCTCAAGCGTAGGTATCGTAGGCACAAGCAGTTTTTCCTTAGCAATGCAGGATCAGGCAAAATCGGCTGGTAGTGCATCAGCACTGATCGGCCTCTTATCCTTTGTCCTGGGAGGC
This portion of the Sporomusaceae bacterium FL31 genome encodes:
- the tcaB gene encoding Bcr/CflA family drug resistance efflux transporter, with protein sequence MNNYENCSAVVSDNPQLSRLWLAFILGTLAAFGPLSIDMYLPALPTLSSDLQASTSLAQLSLTACLFGIALGQIFAGPISDIQGRKGPLLVGLFLYVISSVLCVFSPTIWLFIIMRFIQGLAGSVGIVIARAAVRDLYSGSEMTRFFSLLMLVNGVAPILAPVLGGQILQVTSWRGVFMVLAAIGAFMLVTVFWGFRETLPPARRSKGALKNILHTFYTLIKNSKFMGYALGQGFIMAAMFAYISGSPFVIQNIFNVSPQKFSLFFGINGLGIIIASQITGRLAGRIPESTLLVSGLAMAFISSLVLLISILFSGGLYTFLVPLFFVISSVGIVGTSSFSLAMQDQAKSAGSASALIGLLSFVLGGTMAPFVGVAGSHSALPMGIIIAISTSAAVLCYILLIRPNERH
- a CDS encoding TetR family transcriptional regulator, encoding MTGPSLSKELILDTAEQVLCRFGSDKATVVDVAKSLKISHAAVYRYFPNKASLLNALVERWLHNIADSMQLVLRTPGSASERLRLWFETLLNLKRAKLLEEPELFALYFSLSEQTPQVVAAYTDSLLTQITQLIDTGITSQEFRPCNSQRTAIAVLHAMLRFRHPAHAQSWTSPTLQQDFDDVWQLILSGIANTSNTQQSI